GCTGGATCTGGCCCTTCCCCGCCGGGTGAAACCGGCCCTGGGCAGCGTGAGCTACGCGGAGCTGCAGCAGGGCAGCTTCGAGCTCCAGGGGCGGCGGTTGCGCTGTGCCCCCGCCCACAGCCCGCGGCTGGCCGCCTCGATCACCGATCGGCTGATCGGCCTGCTGCAGAGCGGTGACTTCCCCCTTCGGCTGCCGGCCCTGCCCCTGGGCTCGCGGCCAGGCCTGGTGCCCCTCGATCCTTGAAGCCAGGCCGCGAGGGTGGGAGGGCGATCCGGAAACCCCGCTTAAGCTCCGGCCCAGGAATTTCCGCCGGAGCGCGCCCTTGATCGCCATGGCAGACGAGAACCAGAGCCCTGCCACCCCGGCAGGGGAGCAGCCCCAGGAGCGGCCCGCCAGCGAGCTGGCCACCGAGCGCGCCACCGAGCCCGTCGAGGCCATGGCGAGCCCCCCTGAGCAGAACTCCCCTGAGCAGCCTTCTGCGGGGGAGCCGTCCTCCGAAGCTCCCTCCCCGGAACCCGTCGCCGCGGGGGAGCCGACCCCAACTCCACCTGCGGCCAGCCCCGCCCCGGAACCCGGCGTCGCCGCCACCGTGAGCGTGCCGCCCCTGGAGGGCAGCCCGGACAGCGGCGAGGCCGGCGGCGAATGGCACCTGCTGACCGGCAAGGTGCAGGCCTGGCTGAGCCGCGGCCAGCTGCAGGAGTTCTGGCAGAGCGCGCGCACACCCCTGATGGCCCTGCTGGCGGTGGTGGCCGCCGTGCTGGTGCTTCGGGTCTATGCCGCCCTGCTGGCCGCCCTCGATGGCCTGCCGCTGGTGCCCGGTCTGCTGGAACTCGTGGGGGTGATCTGGATCCTGCGCCACGGGCTGCCGAAGCTGCTGCACAGCAGCGAGCGCGAGCAGCTGATGCAGCAGCTCCAGCGCCGCTGGAATGCCTTCCTCGGCAGGAGCTGACGCCGAGGGCCGGTTGATAGCTTGACCCGAACACGTCAGTTTCCGGTGGACATCCAGCTCGGCCGCTCCCGCACCGTCCGTCGTGCCTACGGCATCGACGAGATCGCCCTGGTGCCCGGCGGCCGCACGGTGGATCCGGCGGTGACCGACAGCAGCTGGACCCTCGGGGGCATCAGCCGCGAGATCCCGATCATCGCCAGTGCCATGGACGGCGTGGTGGATGTGGGCATGGCCGTGGAGCTCACCCGCCAGGGCGCCCTGGGGGTGCTGAACCTGGAGGGGGTGCAGTGCCGCTACGACGACCCCAACCCCGTGCTCGATCGCATCGCGGCCGTGGGCAAGGAGGCGTTCGTTCCGCTGATGCAGGAGCTCTACAGCCAGCCCGTGCGGGAAGACCTCATCGCCAAGCGGATCGGCCAGATCAAGGAGAAGGGCGGCATCGCCGCCGTGAGCGCCACGCCGGTGGCGGCCATCCGCTTCGGCAAGGCGATCGCCGAGGCGGGCGCCGATCTCTTCTTCGTGCAGGCCACGGTGGTGAGCACCGAGCACATCGGTCCGGAGGGCCAGGCAAGCCTCGACCTGGAGGCCCTCTGCCGCGATTTCGGCGTGCCGGTGGTGATCGGCAACTGCGTCACCTACGAGGTGGCCCTGAAGCTGATGCGGGCCGGAGCCGCCGGCGTGATGGTGGGCATCGGCCCCGGTGCGGCCTGCACCAGCCGCGGCGTGCTGGGCATCGGCATCCCCCAGGCCACCGCCGTGGCCGACTGCGCCGCTGCCCGTGACGACCACGCCGCTGCCACCGGCCGCTACGTGCCGGTGATCGCCGATGGCGGCATCGTGACCGGCGGCGACATCTGCAAGTGCCTGGCCTGCGGCGCCGACGCTGTGATGATCGGTTCACCGATCGCCCGCGCCGCCGAAGCTCCGGGCCGGGGCTTCCACTGGGGCATGGCCACCCCGAGCCCGGTGCTGCCCCGCGGCACCCGCATCAACGTGGGCACCACCGGCAGTCTGGAGAAGATTCTGCGGGGCCCCGCCGGCCTCGACGATGGCACCCAGAACCTCCTGGGCTGCATCCGCACCTCCATGGGCACCCTCGGGGCCCGCACCCTCAAGGAAATGCAGCAGGTGGAGGTGGTGGTGGCTCCCTCGCTGCTCACCGAAGGCAAGGTGTACCAGAAAGCCCAGCAGCTGGGGATGGGCAAGTAAGTCGTATGTTGAAACCGTGGGGGCTTCACAGCTCACACACTCCTCACACCCTCCGGCCCGGCACGTCCGGGCCTTTTGTCCTTAAAGCCCTGCAACGCTTGGCTGCTCCGGTCTGAGGAGATCCGGAGCACCCTTGCTAGATTGCGGGAACCCTGACCCCCACAAGGATGTCCAGCGCAGCCGCCGTCACCGACGCTTCCTTTGAGCAAGACGTGCTGAAGAGCGATGTCCCTGTGCTGGTTGACTTCTGGGCCCCCTGGTGTGGCCCCTGCCGCATGGTGGCGCCGATCGTGGATGAAATCGCCAAGGAATTCGAGGGTCAGATCAAGGTCTTCAAGCTGAACACTGACGAAAACCCCAACGTCGCCAGTCAGTACGGAATCCGCAGCATTCCCACCCTGATGGTGTTCAAGGGCGGCCAGAAAGTGGACACCGTGGTCGGTGCCGTGCCCAAGACCACCCTCTCCGGAACCATCACCAAATACCTCTGAACCCCGTGCCGAGCCCGCGGCCGTGAGCGGCCTTCCCTCTCCCTGCAGCGCCGCTGAACGTGGTGGAGGCACCAGCCCCATTGATGCCCTCGCCGAAGCGATCGAAGGCCATCCCCAGCGTCGGCTGATCGACAGGGCCCTGGTGTCCCTGCTCTCCCTGTGCCGCCACGAGTCCGAACCCGAGGCCTGGCACATGGTGGAGGGCACCCTTGCCGACATCAGCGAGGCCCTCGATGTGTTCCGCCCTCAGCGGGACGTGCGCAAGGTGTCGGTGTTCGGCTCCGCCCGCACCACCGCCGACGACCCCAGCCATGCCCTGGCGCGGGAGCTGGCTGAGGAGGCGGTGGCGGCCGGCTTCGAGGTGATCACCGGCGCCGGCGGCGGCATCATGGAGGCCGCCAACCTCGGGGCCGGCTGCGAGCACAGCATCGGCCTGAACGTGGATCTGCCCTTCGAGCAGCATCCCAACCCCGTGGTGAGCAGCTGCAATGGCCGCTTGCTCCACTTCCGCTACTTTTTCACCCGCAAGCTGTTCTTCCTGCGGGAGAGCGATGCTCTGGTGGTGCTGCCCGGAGGCTTCGGCACCCTCGATGAACTGTTCGAGTCCCTCACCCTGATCCAGACGGGACGAACACCGCCGATGCCCCTGGTGCTGCTGGCGCCACCGGACGATCCCTTCTGGCTCAGCTGGCACGAGCACAGCCTGGCCACGATGCGCCAGCGCGGGCTGATTTCACCGGAGGATTCCTCCCTGCTGTTCCTCACCCAGAGTGCCCGCGAGGCCATGGAGCAGATCGGCCGCTTCTACCGCGTGTACCACGCTGCCGCCCTTCGGCAGGACCGGGTGGAGCTGCTGCTCAACCATGCGGTGCCCCCGCCGGCGCTGGATCAGCTCAACCGCGACTATGACGATCTGGTGGATCAGGGCGTGATCCAGGCCGCCGAAACCATCGACGAGCGCGGCTTCCTGCGGCCCTGCCTCCGCTTCCACTTCGACAAGCGCCGCATGGGCCGGCTCTACCAGCTCATCGACAGCCTCAACGGGCTGGACCTGCCGGACGCCATCCCCGCGCTGCGATGACCCGCATCGGTCTGATCGATTACGGCATGGGCAACCTGCATTCGGTGCAACGGGCCTTCGAGCGCCTCGGCGCCAGCCTGGTGCCGGTGCACGGGGCCGACGCCATGGAGACCTGCGACGCCCTGGTGCTGCCGGGCGTGGGTGCCTTCGACCCCGCCATGGAGCGCCTGGAGCACAGCGGCCTGGCCACCGCCATCCGGCGCTGGTGCGCGGCGGGGCGTCCCCTGCTGGGGATCTGCCTGGGCCTGCAGCTGCTGTTCGAGGGCAGCGACGAGGGCAGCGCCGCCGGCCTGGGGGTCATTCCCGGCCGGGTGAAGGCCCTGCCCCGCAAACCCGGCCACCCGATTCCCCACATGGGCTGGGAGCCCCTGGTGCCGGGGAGCCCGAGTCCGCTGCTGCCGGCGGACGCCCCCGAGGCCTGGGTCTATTTCGTGCACTCCTTTGCAGCCGTGCCTGCCGATCCGGCCTGCACCACGGCCCGGGTGGACTTCGCGGGTGAGCGGATCACCGCCGCGGTGTGGCAGGGCCGCATCGGAGCCTGCCAGTTCCACCCCGAAAAGTCGGCCCTGGCCGGCCAGGCGATGCTGCAGCGCTGGCTCCACTGGCTCACGGAGCAGGCGGGCAGGGGAGACGCGGCAGCGGAGCCATGACCCTGCGGCTGAGCGGCGGCCGCAAGCTCCAGAGTCCCCCCGGCGACAGGGCCAGGCCCACGGCATCCCGGGTGCGCCTGGCGGTGATGAACCTGCTGGCCCGTGAGCTGCGTGGCGCAGCCTGGCTGGATCTGTTCAGCGGCAGCGGCGTGATGGCCTGTGAGGCCCTGCAACGGGGAGCCCGCCGGGTGGTGGCGGTAGAACAGGATCCGCGCATCGCGGCGGTGGCCCGCCACAACCTTCATCTGGTTCAGACCGGCGAGGCGAACCGGAACGATGGAAGGCCGGCGCCCCAGGTGGAGCTCCACGGCGGCGAAGCCATCCGCTGGCTGCAGCGGGGTTGCCCCGGTGAGCCCTTCACGATCATCTATGCCGATCCGCCCTATGCCGCCGGGCTCTATGGCGACCTGGCCCGGGCGGTGGCGGCGGGGGGCTGGCTGGCTGAGGGCGGCTGCCTGGTGCTCGAGTGCGCCACAGCTGATTGTCCCGCCACGCCCGAGGGGTGGCGGGACAGGGACCGCCGCCGTTACGGCACCACCACGGTGATTCTTCTGGAGCCGGATACCGGGGGCAGCGCCCTGCAGAGCTGAAATCCGGGCTTCAGACGTCCAGCACGCTGCCGCGGCGGTACTGGTTCCAGGCCGCCACGAACAGGCCGAGCAGCGTCACCGGGATCAGACCGAGCACGATGCCGCAGAGCAGGGGTTCGATCATGGGAGCGCAGGGGAGGGCTTTCGCGCCACAATCTTCCCATGCCTGCCCACCGTTCTCCCGTACCGGGTCCCAGCGGATCGCGACCGCCGATCCAGCCTCCCCGCTCCAGGACGCTCCCTGGAGCGGTCGCTGGAGCAGGCTCGGGATCAGGCGATCAGAACCCCGTTCTGACCCACCAACCCCAGGCGTCGCGATGAACAGCCAGATCGTCCAACCCGCCATGCCCCGCGGCCTGGTGGCCGCCCTGGTGCTGGCGGCCGCCACCGCCTGCGTGGTGCTGGCTCTGCTGGTGCTGCCGGCAGCCCGCACCGATCCCTACACCCGCCAGACCCTGGAGCTGCGGGGGTCGGTGGAACATGGGGCCCGGCTGTTCCGGCTCAACTGCGCCGGCTGCCACGGCATCGCCGCCCAGGGGCTGGTGGGTCCCGATCTGCATGGGGTGTCCCAGCGCAAGAGCCAGCGCCAGCTCATCCAGCAGGTGGTGAGCGGCCGGACCCCGCCGATGCCTCGCTTCCAGCCCGAGCCCCAGGCCATGGCCGACCTGCTGGCCTACCTGAACGGACTGGTGTGAAGCCGCCCCTGGTGGTGGTGCTGGTGGAACCGGCGGGAGCCCTCAACGTGGGCAGCGTGGCCCGGCTCTGTGCCAACTTCGCGGTGCAGCAGCTCCGTCTGGTGTCCCCCCGCTGCGATCCGTTCGGGGAGGAGGCCCGCCGCATGGCCGTGCATGGGGCGTCCGTGCTCGATCAGGCCGCGCTCCATCCGGATCTGGCCTCCGCCGTGGCCGATTGCCACCGCGTGGTGGCCACCAGCGGCCGCCGCGACGGCGAACCCCTGCCACTGCAGGGCCCCGAGACCAGCCTGGCCTGGCTGTCCGGCGGCCCCTGCGATCAGACGGTGGCGCTGGTGTTCGGCCGCGAGGACCGGGGGCTGAGCAATGGGGAACTGCTCCAGGCCGGCCACCTGCTCACCCTGCCCACGGCCGCGGCCTACACCTCCCTGAACCTCTCCCATGCCGTGGCGCTGGCCCTGCACGCCTGGCATGGGCAGGTGCAGAGGACAGCACATGCCGCCGAACCACCTGAAGAGGTTCTCGAACCCTGCCGCCGCGGCGAGCTGGAGGCGCTGGTGGCTGACGCCGAAGCTCTCCTGCTGGAGGTGGGATTCCTCTATCCCCACACGGCCGATGCCCGCATGGCCAAGGTGCGGGCGCTGCTGCAGCGGGGCGGGATCAGCAGCGGCGAGGTCGCCCTGCTGCGCGGCATGGTGCGCCAGTTGCGCTGGGCCAGCCGTCAGGGCGCCAACCCCCCCGGCTGCAGCCCGGCAGCTCCCTCCTAGCGTCGTGACCTTCGCCGCCTGCCTCCATTGACTGCTGGCCGCCCACCCGAGCCCCCGCGCACCGGCTGGGGCCACCCGCTGCGGTTGCTGCTGCGTCTCACCGTGATGGGCATCGGGCTGGGGGTGCTGGCGGGCACGGGGCTCAAGCTGCTGGCTCCCCACCTGGCCACCGGCGCGGTGGATGCTCCGAAGCTCGACCCCGGCAACCAGGCTTCGGCCAGCACCCTGGATCCGGGGCGTTTCGAGCCGAAGAAGAAGCTCACCGCCCTGAGCGAGTCCTGGGCCCGCCTGGCGGCTGCCCAGCAGGGGCTTCAGGCCAGCGGCTTCCTGCTGGTGCTGGATGACGGTCGCTATGCCGAACTGCAGGCCGATCAGGCCCTGCCCGCCGCCAGCTCGATCAAGACCCCCATCCTGCTGGCGGGCCTGGAGGATGTGGACGCGGGCAAGATCCGCTGGAACGAGCCCCTGCCCCTCACCAAGGAGGTGGTGGGGGGTGGCGCCGGCTGGATGGCCAGCAGGCCGGTGGGCACCCGCTTCCCCTTCTTCGAATCGGCCACCGAGATGATCCGGGTGAGCGACAACAGCGCCACCAACCTCCTGATCAAGCGTCTGGGGGGCAAGGAGAAGCTCAACGCCCGCTTCCAGGCCCTGGGACTGCCGGCCACGGTGATCAACAACTGGCTGCCGGATCTCGAGGGCACCAACACCACCAGCGCCCGCGACCTGGCCAAGTCGATCGCCCTGGTGGACACCGGCGAGACACTGAGTCCGCGGGCTCGGGATCTGTTTCGCGAGATCATGGGCACCTCCCGCACCAACACCCTGATCCCGCTCGGACTGCTTCAGGGCCTGGGCAAGGACGCCGCAGACCCGGACAGCGAACTGCTGAGCTTCGGCGTCACCGTGTACAACAAGACCGGCGACATCGGCATCGCCTACTCCGACGCCGCCCTGATCCATCTCCCCACCGGCCAGCGGGCCGTGGCCGCCTTCATGGTGAAGGGGCCGTTCAACGACCCGCGCTCCGCCGAGCTGATCCGCTCGATGGCCGCCGAAACCGCCAAAACCCTCGTGGGCCGCCGATGATCTCCCCGCTCCGTCTCCTGCTCTCCACGGCCACCGGCGTGGTCGCCGCCACGGGCCTGGTGCTGCCCACGGGGGCGGCACCAGCGGCGGCCCCGGCGGCTCCGGCTCCGGCGCCCCCCATGCTCCGCTCCCAGACGGTGGCCCCCCTCCCCGGCGGCCTGGACACCGTGCTGGTGGTGAACGACAACAATCCGGAGCTGATCACGGGGCCGGGGATCCTGCTCTCCACCTTCCCCGGCCGGGGCCGCGGCGTGCCCGAGGCCCATCTGGATGTGCCCCTCAGCGGCAGCTTCGATCTGTTCAGCCACCACGTGTATGCCGGCAAGCCGGACACCCTCGACTCCACCCTGTGGCTGGCGGTGGTGGCCCAGCCGCGGGGGCCGAAGCCGGTGACCCTGCGCCTGCTCGGAGGCTCCACCGCCCTGTCGCAGTCGCTCGATCCGGCCATGGCGGGCGCCCCGTTCCTGCCCCTGCCGCCCCTGCTGGAGGAAACCACCACCCCGGCCTACGCCGGACCGGGCAGCCGGGTGGCGGGCGAACTGCTGGCCCGCCGGCGCAGCCCTGAACTGGCGCGCGAATGGACCCTCGCCCCGGACCAGCCGAGCACCCTGGTGGTGCTGCCCTTGCCGGTGCGGGGGCTCGATCCCCTGCTGAACGGCCGCAACCTGCAGATGCGCCTGCTCAGCAGCGGTCCGGTGAGCCTGGCCACCCTGGCCGCCTTCGGACCCAACGATGCCCCGCCCCCGGCCGACACCTGGGCCCGCCTGCTGGACGGAGGGCTCAGTCCGAAGGAGCACACGCCCACGCCGCGGGGGGCCAGCGGCCGGATCATCTACTCCAGGGTCAGCGGCGTGCAGGTGGGCAGCGTCTGGAGGGGCACGATCACCGCCCCGGACAAGGCCTGGCTGCCGGCCAGCGCCGCGCCGATCTCCTGGCCGATCGCCTCGCTCGAGCGCGGCACCCTGGGCACCGGCCAGGTGCAGACCGCCGAACTGAAGGCCTTCTATCCCGGCACCGCCTGGGCCGCCCACGGCAACTACGGGGTCGAGTATGACCTCACCATCCCGCTGCGCAACACCGGCACCACTCCCGTGCAGCTGCAGCTTGCCCTGGAGTCGCCCATCAAGGGCGATCAGCCCCAGGGCGGACTGCGCTTCAACACCACCCCCGCCAAGGCCGTGATGTTCCGGGGGCCGGTGGAGGTGAGCGGCCTGGATGGCCCCGGCGGACGGACCAGCGGCCGCCGCCGCTTCCATCTGGTGCAGCGGGCCGGCGATCCAGGGCCGGCCCTGGGCACCGTGAGCCTGGCGCCGGGCGCCCACCGCAGCCTGCGGGTGCGGCTCATCTACCCGGCCGACGCCACCCCGCCCCAGGTGCTCAGCCTGTTGCCTGTGAAACAATCCCCTCCGACCCCAGCCAGCCGCCAACCGTGACGCAAGCCCGCAAGCGCCGGGTCTTCCCCTTCACCGCGATCGTGGGGCAGGAGGAGATGAAGCTGGCCCTGCTGCTGAATGTCATCGATCCCCGCATCGGCGGGGTGATGATCATGGGCGACCGGGGCACGGGCAAGAGCACCACGATCCGCGCCCTGGCCGATCTTCTTCCCGAGATCCCCGTGGTCGCGGGCGATCCCTACAACAGCTCCCCCGACGATCCGGATCTGCAGAGCGCCGAGGTGCGCCAGCGGGCCGAGCAGGGGGAACAGCTGCCGGTGGAGCAGCGCCAGGTGCCGATGGTGGACCTGCCCCTGGGCGCCACCGAAGACCGCCTCTGCGGCACCATCGACATCGAGAAGGCCCTCAGCGAGGGGGTGCGCGCCTTCGAGCCCGGTCTGCTGGCCAAGGCCAACCGCGGCCTGCTCTACGTGGATGAGGTGAACCTGCTGGACGACCACCTGGTGGACGTGCTGCTGGATTCGGCCGCCTCGGGCTGGAACACGGTGGAGCGGGAGGGCGTGAGCGTGCGGCACCCGGCCCGTTTCGTGCTGATCGGCTCGGGCAACCCCGAAGAGGGGGAGCTGCGGCCCCAGCTGCTGGATCGCTTCGGCATGAGCGTGGAGGTGCGCACCGTGCGCGATCCCGAACTGCGGGTGCAGGTGGTGGACCAGCGCACCGCCTTCGACAACGATCCCGACGGCTTCAACGCCGCGGTGCAGACCACACAGGACACCCTGCAGGCCCGGGTGGTGGAGGCCCAGAACCGCCTGCCCCAGGTGCAGATCGACGACGACCTGCGCATCCGCATCTCCGCCGTGTGCGGTGAGCTCGACGTGGACGGCCTGCGCGGCGACATCGTGACCAACCGGGCCGCCCGCGCCCTGGCCGCCTTCGAGGGCCGCACCGAGGTGACCGAAGACGACGTGGCCCGGGTGGCCGCCTGCTGCCTGCGCCACCGCCTGCGCAAGGATCCCCTGGAACAGATCGACTCCGGCGAGCGGGTGGTGAAGGTGTTCTGCAAGGTGTTCGACCGCCCCGACGCCAGCGACCGGAGCCAGTTCGAACTGGCCCTGGTGGCCTAGGGACGGGCCCGGCCCGGTGCGCATCCTCGGCATCGATCCGGGCCTGGCCCGGGTGGGTTACGGCGTGATCGAGGTGCAGGAGCAGCCGGGAGCCACGGCCCAGCCCCAGCAACTGCTCGACTGCGGCATCCTCCGCACCGATGCCGGCCGCAGCGAGGGAGAGCGGATGGTGGAGATCGCCGCCGACCTGCGGGTGCTGCTGCGGCGCTGGCAGCCCCAGCTGGCGGTGGTGGAGAAGTTCTTCTTCTACCGCTCCAGCACCACCATCGCCGTGGTGCAGGCACGGGGCGTGGTGATCATGACCCTGGCCCGCTTCCAGGTGCCGGTGATGGAGCTGCCGCCGATGCAGATCAAGCAGGCCCTCACCGGCAACGGCCATGCCGAGAAGGCCGAAGTGCTCGAGGCCGTGATGCGGGAGCTGGCGCTCGAAGCCCCTCCACGACCGGACGATGCCGCCGATGCCCTCGCAGCCGCCCTCACGGGCTGGTTCCAGCGGTGATGCCCCATCCCGAGTCCCCGTCTGCCTCTGCGGCCCGGAAGCGTCAGCTGCGGCGGCAGTTCCGTGAACGGCGCCGCAGCCTGCTGCCGGCCTGCGCCGGGGCACTCGCGGAGGTGCTGGCCGCCCAGGTGCCCGCTCTGCTGGCGGCGGCAGCGCCACGCGATCCCACCCAGCCAGCAGAGAGCGGCTGGCTGGGCCTGTACTGGCCCCTGCCGGGCGAGCCCGATCTGCGGCCGGTGCTGCAGGGGTCAGCAGCCTGCCGCGGCCGTCTGGCCCTGCCGGCGATCGCAGCCGGCCGCCTGCACTATCGCCCCTGGCAACCGGGCACCGAGCTGCAGGCCGATGCCTGTGGCATTCCAGCTCCCCCGGCCGCCGCCGGCGATCTGGCCGCCTCCGACCTGCGGCTGATCCTGGTGCCGGCGCTGGCCGTCGACCGGCGCGGCATCCGCCTCGGCTATGGCGGTGGCTGGTACGACCGGCTGCGCAGCGACCCCGACTGGCGACGGGTGGAGGCCCTGGCGGTGCTGCCCCAGGGCTGCGTGGTCGATCGGCTGCCGCAGGAGCCCTGGGACATCCCGATGGATGGGTGGATCAGCGAGGCAGGCCTCACCCGGCTGTGTCGCGAACCTTGACAAAGCCGCAACAGGACTGGGACTGGCCATGAACCTCTGCGAAGATCGCCCCATTGCTCATTTCGCCCCGTGACGATGACCGCCGGATCCCTGTCCATGGCGAGCTCCTCGCCAGCCGGGGCGCCCAGCGCCGCCGAGCGGGTTCTGGCCTCGGAGCTGGCGGGTCGCAGCGACAGCCACGACGCCCTGTCGATGATGGTCACCTCCATGCTGCGGATGGTGCAGGCCGGCAAAACGCGCGAGAGTCGCTGGAAAGACTCCTGAGCCCTGTCCTGAATCCCCGGCGAACCATGGTCCTGCCCTCGCTTCTCTCCGCCCGGGGCCTGAGCCCTCTGGTCGCGGCCGCTGCCCTTGGTTTCACCGTGGCTGGGCCGTCGCCGGTGTGGGGCCACGCCATCGAGAGCAGTCTCGAGAGGATCACGGCCCTCAACGACGAGCTGATGCTGGAGAGCCGCTTCAGCAACGGCGAACCCGCCGATGACGCCGTGGTGCGGCTGCTTCCCCCAGGCGGAGAGCCGATCGAGGTGGGCCGCACCGATGCCAGCGGCCGCATCCGTTTCAGCCTGCCCAGCCCGGCCGCCAAGGACTGGGAGGTGCAGGTGGACCGCGGGCCCGGCCACCGCGACTATCTGGAGCTGAACGAAACCGGCAGCGCCGCCCCCAGCCTGGGCCTGCGCCCGGCAGCGCCGGTGCGGACAGCGATCAGCAACCCTGGGCTGGTGAACGATCCCTGGGTCCTCCTGGCGGGCCTCACCCTCATCGGCGGGGGCGCAGCAGGCATGCTGGCGCTGCGTCGCCGTTTCTGAATGGCCGAGCCCAAACCGGGGGCCACGGGCAGCCCCGCCCTGGACAGCATCGTGGCGCGCCTGGCCGGCACCTCCGATCCCAGGCGCCGGTACGAATACGTGCTGTGGCTGGCCAAGAAGCTCGAACCCCTGCCGGAGGAATTCCGCACCGACACCTTCAAGGTGAAGGGGTGCGTGTCCCAGGTGTACGTGGTGGGCGAGCTGCAGGATGGCCACCTGCACTGGCGGGGCGACTCGGACGCCGCCATCACCAAGGGCCTGCTGGCCCTGCTGATCGAGGGTCTGGAGGGCCTCACCCCCGAACAGGCCGCGGCCATCGATCCCGCCTTCATCGCCGCCACCGGGCTGCAGGGCAGCCTCACGCCGTCGCGGGCCAACGGCTTCCTCAACATCATGGCGATGATGCAGGC
This sequence is a window from Cyanobium sp. PCC 7001. Protein-coding genes within it:
- the bchI gene encoding magnesium chelatase ATPase subunit I — encoded protein: MTQARKRRVFPFTAIVGQEEMKLALLLNVIDPRIGGVMIMGDRGTGKSTTIRALADLLPEIPVVAGDPYNSSPDDPDLQSAEVRQRAEQGEQLPVEQRQVPMVDLPLGATEDRLCGTIDIEKALSEGVRAFEPGLLAKANRGLLYVDEVNLLDDHLVDVLLDSAASGWNTVEREGVSVRHPARFVLIGSGNPEEGELRPQLLDRFGMSVEVRTVRDPELRVQVVDQRTAFDNDPDGFNAAVQTTQDTLQARVVEAQNRLPQVQIDDDLRIRISAVCGELDVDGLRGDIVTNRAARALAAFEGRTEVTEDDVARVAACCLRHRLRKDPLEQIDSGERVVKVFCKVFDRPDASDRSQFELALVA
- the ruvC gene encoding crossover junction endodeoxyribonuclease RuvC codes for the protein MRILGIDPGLARVGYGVIEVQEQPGATAQPQQLLDCGILRTDAGRSEGERMVEIAADLRVLLRRWQPQLAVVEKFFFYRSSTTIAVVQARGVVIMTLARFQVPVMELPPMQIKQALTGNGHAEKAEVLEAVMRELALEAPPRPDDAADALAAALTGWFQR
- a CDS encoding 5-formyltetrahydrofolate cyclo-ligase — translated: MPHPESPSASAARKRQLRRQFRERRRSLLPACAGALAEVLAAQVPALLAAAAPRDPTQPAESGWLGLYWPLPGEPDLRPVLQGSAACRGRLALPAIAAGRLHYRPWQPGTELQADACGIPAPPAAAGDLAASDLRLILVPALAVDRRGIRLGYGGGWYDRLRSDPDWRRVEALAVLPQGCVVDRLPQEPWDIPMDGWISEAGLTRLCREP
- a CDS encoding SufE family protein, which gives rise to MAEPKPGATGSPALDSIVARLAGTSDPRRRYEYVLWLAKKLEPLPEEFRTDTFKVKGCVSQVYVVGELQDGHLHWRGDSDAAITKGLLALLIEGLEGLTPEQAAAIDPAFIAATGLQGSLTPSRANGFLNIMAMMQAQARALAA